The Anopheles cruzii unplaced genomic scaffold, idAnoCruzAS_RS32_06 scaffold03177_ctg1, whole genome shotgun sequence genome window below encodes:
- the LOC128276949 gene encoding bile salt-activated lipase-like, whose protein sequence is SPFNSWAFQPNPLFYANLLAEALGLETIDTAAMVAALQLVPYRALIAQQKDVYSSALQLVPIDFGPVAEPPDAPGSIVLPRSPMELIEDGAYQAVPLLTGFNNLESILLIMQEDVTPSLYDTFNEHSNYLVPMAWNISKGSSDAGVISETFAQFYWQGQTLGPELLEQFSLYMTDAMFAIGVLEIAKLHSTRMPVYVYHFSYDGDLNLFKKPLGVSIPGAVHGDELYYMFDAKTLMSEQLPVTGHALTVRKRMLRLWTNFVKYGNPTPVVDPVLQNIVWPQLDGDTVNVVLNIDHDLMLGPNPIASRYELWQSLAQ, encoded by the exons TCTCCCTTCAACTCGTGGGCCTTCCAACCGAATCCACTCTTTTACGCAAACCTCTTGGCCGAAGCCCTGGGTCTGGAAACCATCGATACGGCCGCCATGGTGGCCGCTCTCCAGCTGGTTCCGTACAGGGCGTTGATCGCGCAACAAAAAGATGTGTACTCGAGTGCACTACAACTGGTGCCTATCGATTTTGGTCCGGTTGCCGAGCCGCCAGACGCTCCCGGATCGATTGTCCTGCCACGGTCGCCGATGGAGCTCATCGAGGACGGTGCGTACCAGGCGGTTCCTCTGTTGACCGGGTTCAACAACTTGGAGTCGATACTGTTAATAATGCAGGAGGACGTCACTCCCAGCCTGTACGACACGTTCAACGAGCACTCGAACTATTTGGTGCCGATGGCATGGAACATCTCGAAAGGTAGTTCCGATGCTGGTGTCATTAGTGAGACATTCGCGCAGTTCTACTGGCAAGGCCAGACGCTTGGACCGGAGTTGTTGGAACAATTCTCCTTGTACATGACCGACGCAATGTTCGCGATCGGTGTACTAGAGATAGCGAAACTGCATTCAACCCGGATGCCGGTCTACGTCTATCACTTCAGCTACGACGGTGACCTGAACCTGTTCAAAAAGCCACTGGGCGTCTCAATACCGGGTGCGGTACACGGGGACGAGCTTTACTACATGTTCGACGCGAAGACACTTATGAGCGAACAACTTCCCGTCACTGGCCATGCGCTCACGGTCCGCAAGCGAATGCTCCGACTTTGGACTAACTTTGTCAAGTATGG AAACCCAACTCCGGTAGTGGATCCCGTGCTGCAGAACATTGTGTGGCCACAGCTTGACGGCGACACGGTCAATGTCGTGCTAAACATTGACCACGATCTGATGCTCGGACCGAATCCTATCGCTTCCCGCTACGAACTGTGGCAGAGTTTGGCGCAAAG